Genomic window (Candidatus Zixiibacteriota bacterium):
AACGACCGCCGAACGAGATTCCGGAAAGTGAGCGAGACTACTACCTCGAGCGCAAGTATCCGAGTTTCGGCAACCTTGCGCCGAGGGACATTTCGTCGCGAGCCGCCAAAGAAGTGTGCGGCGACGGTCGTGGCGTCGGCGAGACGGGCCTCGGTGTGTATCTCGATTTCGCCGACGCCATCAAGCGGCTGGGACGGAGTGTCATCGAGGACCGGTACGGCAACCTGTTCCAGATGTACGCGCGGATCACCGGCGAGGACCCGTACACCGTTCCCATGCGCATTTTCCCTGCATCGCACTACGCCATGGGCGGCCTGTGGGTCGATTACAACCTGATGAGCAACATTCCCGGTCTGCACGTGATCGGGGAGGCGAACTTCTCCGACCACGGCGCCAACCGGCTTGGGGCATCGGCGCTGATGCAGGGCCTGGCCGACGGCTATTTCGTGCTTCCGTATACGATCGGCGATTTTTATGTCCGCACCGGACCGTCGAAGGTGACGACAGACCATCCGGAGTTCAAAAAGGCGGAAGAGGACGTGAACAACCGGGTGAAGAAGCTGTTGTCGATTCGCGGCAAGCAAACGGTCGACCATTTCCACCGCGAGCTGGGCAAAGTGATGTGGGATTACTGCGGCATGGGCCGCAACGAGTCCGGGCTGAAGAAGGCCCTCTCCCTCATTCCGAAGATCCGGGAGGAATTCTGGAGCGACGTCAATGTACTCGGTGAGGGGCTCGAGATGAACATGTCGCTGGAGAAAGCCGGTCGTGTGGCCGACTTTCTGGAGTTCGCCGAGATCATGTGTTACGACGCGCTGAACCGCGATGAGTCCTGCGGGGCCCATTTCCGCGAGGAGCACCAGACCCCGGACGGAGAGGCGGTGCGCAACGACAAGGACTTCTGCTATGTCGCGGCGTGGGAATATGCGGGAGAGGGTAAGGCGCCCCGGCTCCACAAGGAGGAGCTGAAGTTCGAGAACGTGGAACTGGCGACAAGGAGCTACAAATAATGAACCTGACCTTACATGTCTGGCGACAGAAAAACGCCCGGGATAAAGGGCGGATGGAGACCTATCAAGCCACGGACATCAACGAGCACATGTCCTTTTTGGAAATGCTCGATGTGGTCAACGAGGGTCTGATTCACAAAGGGATCGATCCGATTCATTTCGATCATGACTGCCGCGAGGGGATTTGCGGCACGTGCTCGCTTGTCATCAACGGCATTCCGCACGGACCGGAGCGTGCGACCACGGTCTGTCAGCTTCACATGCGCCATTTCAAGGACGGCGACGAGATTTATATCGAACCGTGGCGGGCCAAAGCGTTTCCGGTGATCAAAGATCTCGTGGTCGACCGTTCGGCGTTTGACCGCATCATGCAGGCGGGCGGGTTCGTCTCGGTGAATACGGGCGGCGCCCCCGACGCCAACGCGATCCCGATATCGAAGTCGGACGCCGACGAGGCGATGGATTTCGCGCAGTGTATCGGCTGCGGCGCCTGTGTTGCGGCGTGCAAAAACGCGTCGGCGATGCTGTTTGTCGGGGCGAAGATCACGCATCTTGCGGCTCTGCCGCAGGGGAAGGTGGAAGCCGAACGGCGGGTGCGCGCGATGGTCGCGCAGATGGACAAGGAAGGATTCGGCAACTGCACGAACTACTATGAGTGTGAGGCGGTTTGCCCGAAAGAGATCAGCGTAAAGGGGATCGCCAAGATGAACAGGGAGTATTTCAAGGCGTTGAAAGGCTGAGCGATATCCCTTGTCATACCCGTGAGAACGGGTATCCACCAATACCAACCCAGTGCCGTCGGGCGGAGACCGCCTGACGGCACTTTTTTTGGGGGGGAGCGGGGCTGCAAGTGTGGAGCGCCATCGCAGAATTCAGGAGTCCCACCTGCAGGCCCCGCAAGGGCGGGACCTTTAGCTGGACCACAGGCATTCGGATAGGTGGGGTACAGGCAGGTCGGGCGTATTTCCAAGGCCGGAGCGCTTCATCCGCTGCTTCGGCGCACAGGCGTCGCGGCGGATTCAGGTCCTGCCCTACGGATTGTGCAAAAAGCGATTCTGCTGGATACCCCGCCGCAGGCGGGCCGGTATGACAGAACTGCGTTCTGTCTCTCCTTTCAAGGATAGATTCCCTCTTTCGAGGGAATGACAGAACTGCGTTCTGTTGGACTGTGGCCACGTATATCTGAGGCCCACCGTTAGCGGAGTCCACCGCAGGCGGATGGAGCGGCAGGCGGGATGGGCATCTCGATAAATGCTCTCCCCTGCGAAATCGAAGACTCCCACCTGCCGGCCCCTCCGCGGCGGGACAATTAGGTGGGCCACAGGCACGGGATGGGTGGGGTACAGGCGTTCGGACAGGTAGGGTACAGATAGCGGGATGTCAGCA
Coding sequences:
- a CDS encoding succinate dehydrogenase/fumarate reductase iron-sulfur subunit, which gives rise to MNLTLHVWRQKNARDKGRMETYQATDINEHMSFLEMLDVVNEGLIHKGIDPIHFDHDCREGICGTCSLVINGIPHGPERATTVCQLHMRHFKDGDEIYIEPWRAKAFPVIKDLVVDRSAFDRIMQAGGFVSVNTGGAPDANAIPISKSDADEAMDFAQCIGCGACVAACKNASAMLFVGAKITHLAALPQGKVEAERRVRAMVAQMDKEGFGNCTNYYECEAVCPKEISVKGIAKMNREYFKALKG
- a CDS encoding fumarate reductase/succinate dehydrogenase flavoprotein subunit → MQLVSKVPSGPLTEKWDKHRFEMKLVNPANKRKYSAIIVGSGLAGASAAASMAELGYNVSCFCYQDSPRRAHSIAAQGGINAAKNYQNDGDSIWRLFYDTIKGGDFRSREANVYRLAQVSSEIIDQCVAQGVPFAREYGGTLANRSFGGAQVSRTFYARGQTGQQLLLGAYQALSRQIGLGKVKMYNRHEMLELVLVDGIARGIVTRNMVTGEVKSYAADAVVLATGGYGNVFYLSTNAKGCNVTAAHRAYRKGALFANPCFTQIHPTCIPVSGDYQSKLTLMSESLRNDGRIWVPKNKGDKRPPNEIPESERDYYLERKYPSFGNLAPRDISSRAAKEVCGDGRGVGETGLGVYLDFADAIKRLGRSVIEDRYGNLFQMYARITGEDPYTVPMRIFPASHYAMGGLWVDYNLMSNIPGLHVIGEANFSDHGANRLGASALMQGLADGYFVLPYTIGDFYVRTGPSKVTTDHPEFKKAEEDVNNRVKKLLSIRGKQTVDHFHRELGKVMWDYCGMGRNESGLKKALSLIPKIREEFWSDVNVLGEGLEMNMSLEKAGRVADFLEFAEIMCYDALNRDESCGAHFREEHQTPDGEAVRNDKDFCYVAAWEYAGEGKAPRLHKEELKFENVELATRSYK